The Chryseobacterium geocarposphaerae genome window below encodes:
- a CDS encoding riboflavin synthase: MFTGIIEAVGVIEKIEENGTNIDFTLSCPFTNELKIDQSLAHNGCCLTVVKIDGDQYVVTAINETLEKTNLGKWEVGTVVNLERCMKMDGRLDGHIVQGHVDKTGEVVSIENKDGSYFITIKYEDNGSFVTVPQGSITVNGISLTVAKSEEKQFSVAIIPFTWEFTNMQYLKSGDKVNLEFDIIGKYIARLINKQHGV; this comes from the coding sequence ATGTTCACAGGAATAATTGAAGCAGTAGGTGTTATTGAGAAAATTGAAGAAAACGGAACTAATATAGATTTTACACTTAGCTGTCCTTTTACGAACGAATTAAAAATAGATCAGAGTCTTGCTCATAATGGGTGTTGTTTAACGGTTGTTAAAATTGACGGAGATCAATATGTAGTGACTGCCATCAACGAAACATTGGAGAAAACCAATCTTGGAAAATGGGAAGTGGGAACTGTGGTAAACCTTGAACGTTGCATGAAAATGGACGGAAGACTGGATGGCCACATTGTACAGGGGCATGTAGATAAAACAGGTGAGGTTGTAAGCATCGAAAATAAGGACGGAAGTTATTTTATCACCATTAAATATGAAGATAACGGAAGTTTTGTAACGGTTCCTCAAGGTTCTATTACAGTAAATGGAATCAGTTTAACGGTTGCTAAGAGTGAAGAGAAACAGTTTTCTGTCGCTATTATCCCGTTTACCTGGGAGTTTACGAATATGCAGTACCTGAAATCAGGAGATAAAGTTAATTTGGAATTCGATATTATAGGTAAATATATTGCCAGGTTAATAAACAAACAGCATGGCGTCTAA
- a CDS encoding glycosyltransferase family 2 protein, with amino-acid sequence MKNLKISALLITYNEEKNIEEALRSVDFADEIIVLDSYSTDKTIDIIKSKFPEVKLYQNKFEDFTKQRNLCLSYANFEWILFLDADERVTPALKAEILQEIQNPKAKDAYYFKRKFFFMGEPVHYSGTQNDKNIRLFKKTVGNYDENKRVHEGLQNLNNPGTLKNYLLHFSFDSYQAYYHKVIHYAQLKAKDLREKNVSYMFIKQITKSIFNFFKMYILKLGILDGRKGIILSYLSALSSFKTYEYLKEEYI; translated from the coding sequence ATGAAGAACCTGAAGATAAGTGCACTTCTTATAACCTATAATGAGGAAAAAAATATAGAAGAAGCCTTAAGATCCGTAGATTTTGCAGATGAAATCATTGTTTTAGACTCCTACAGTACAGATAAAACAATCGATATTATTAAAAGTAAATTTCCTGAAGTAAAGCTTTATCAAAATAAATTTGAAGACTTTACCAAACAAAGAAATTTATGTCTTTCCTACGCTAATTTTGAATGGATCTTATTTCTGGATGCAGATGAAAGAGTAACTCCAGCTCTTAAGGCGGAAATTCTACAGGAAATACAAAATCCTAAAGCAAAAGACGCTTATTATTTTAAAAGAAAATTCTTTTTCATGGGTGAGCCTGTACATTATTCTGGGACACAAAATGATAAAAATATTCGTCTCTTTAAAAAAACAGTAGGCAACTATGATGAAAACAAAAGAGTACACGAAGGGCTTCAAAATCTAAACAATCCGGGAACCCTTAAAAATTACCTTTTACATTTTTCTTTTGATTCTTATCAAGCTTATTACCATAAGGTGATACATTATGCACAACTAAAAGCAAAAGACCTGCGTGAGAAAAATGTGTCTTATATGTTTATAAAGCAAATCACAAAAAGTATTTTCAACTTTTTTAAGATGTACATTTTAAAGCTGGGAATATTAGATGGCAGAAAGGGAATCATCCTCTCCTATCTAAGTGCATTAAGCTCTTTTAAAACTTATGAATATTTAAAAGAAGAATATATATAA
- the rocD gene encoding ornithine--oxo-acid transaminase, with protein sequence MSTTAVKNSQYFIDLENQYGAHNYHPLPVVLDKGEGVFVWDVEGKKYYDFLSAYSAVNQGHSHPKIVNALVEQAQKLALTSRAFYNSKLGEYEKKITTLFGFDKVLPMNSGAEAVETAVKLARKWSYEVKGISENAAKIIVCENNFHGRTTTIVSFSNDPDANQNYGPFTPGFIKIPYNDITALEEVLSKESENIAAFLVEPIQGEAGVYVPHDGFLKNASELCKKHNVLFIADEVQTGIARTGKLIACHHENVQPDILILGKALSGGMYPVSAVLADNEIMNVIKPGQHGSTFGGNPIACAVAVAALDVVEEEKLSERAENLGQIFRAEIEKLITKTDLITKVRGKGLLNAILINDTPDSSTAWNICVQLKENGLLAKPTHGNIIRLAPPLVITEEQLLECVKIIEKTVLEFQK encoded by the coding sequence ATGTCAACAACAGCAGTAAAAAATTCACAGTATTTCATTGACCTTGAAAACCAATATGGAGCCCATAACTACCACCCGCTTCCCGTTGTTTTAGATAAAGGAGAAGGTGTTTTTGTTTGGGATGTGGAAGGCAAAAAATATTATGATTTTCTTTCAGCATACTCTGCTGTGAACCAAGGACATTCTCACCCTAAAATCGTAAATGCTTTGGTAGAACAGGCTCAGAAATTAGCCCTAACTTCTAGAGCGTTTTACAATTCGAAGCTGGGGGAATATGAAAAAAAGATCACTACTCTATTTGGTTTTGATAAGGTTTTACCTATGAACTCCGGAGCTGAAGCGGTAGAAACTGCTGTAAAATTAGCAAGAAAATGGAGCTACGAGGTAAAAGGTATTTCAGAAAATGCTGCAAAAATAATCGTTTGTGAAAATAACTTTCATGGAAGAACAACAACCATTGTCTCTTTCTCGAACGATCCGGATGCAAATCAAAATTATGGTCCTTTTACTCCCGGATTTATTAAAATCCCGTACAATGATATTACTGCTTTGGAAGAAGTTTTAAGTAAAGAATCTGAAAATATTGCAGCATTTCTGGTGGAGCCTATTCAAGGTGAAGCAGGAGTCTATGTTCCTCATGATGGGTTCCTGAAAAATGCATCTGAATTATGTAAAAAACACAACGTGCTCTTCATTGCTGATGAAGTTCAGACAGGAATTGCAAGGACCGGAAAATTAATCGCTTGTCATCATGAAAATGTACAGCCAGATATTTTAATTCTCGGAAAAGCACTTTCCGGCGGGATGTACCCGGTTTCGGCAGTTTTAGCAGACAATGAAATCATGAACGTCATTAAACCCGGACAACACGGTTCTACATTCGGAGGAAATCCTATTGCATGTGCTGTTGCTGTTGCAGCTTTAGACGTTGTTGAGGAAGAAAAGTTATCTGAAAGAGCAGAAAATCTGGGCCAAATATTCAGAGCAGAAATCGAAAAGCTGATTACAAAAACAGATTTGATTACCAAAGTAAGAGGAAAAGGCCTATTAAACGCTATTTTAATCAATGACACTCCGGATAGCTCAACAGCATGGAACATTTGTGTACAATTAAAAGAAAACGGGTTATTGGCTAAACCAACCCATGGAAATATCATCAGATTAGCACCACCTTTGGTTATTACAGAAGAACAATTATTGGAATGTGTAAAGATTATTGAAAAAACAGTGTTGGAATTCCAAAAATGA
- a CDS encoding YceD family protein, whose product MDKLRNYDVSFSGLKTGKHEFKFEIDKEFFQLFDTEQDFTNPKITVDVLLDKHSTFLEFEIKVSGMVELVCDITNENFDHPIENQIKVLVKFGEEYDDSEEDVITIPTSDHAFNIAQLIYENVALSIPMKKLSPNVTEEDLAILDKFSPKDVEEEEHESDPRWDALKNLKNKN is encoded by the coding sequence ATGGACAAGTTAAGAAACTACGACGTAAGCTTTTCCGGCTTAAAAACTGGCAAGCACGAGTTCAAGTTTGAGATAGATAAAGAGTTCTTTCAATTATTTGATACTGAACAGGATTTTACAAATCCTAAAATTACAGTAGATGTTTTATTAGACAAACACTCTACTTTTTTAGAATTTGAGATTAAAGTAAGCGGGATGGTAGAATTGGTTTGTGATATCACCAACGAAAATTTTGATCATCCCATTGAAAATCAAATTAAGGTCTTGGTGAAGTTTGGAGAAGAATATGATGACAGCGAAGAAGATGTTATCACAATTCCGACAAGTGATCATGCATTTAATATTGCACAACTGATCTACGAAAATGTAGCGCTTTCAATTCCAATGAAAAAGCTATCTCCTAATGTAACCGAAGAAGATCTGGCAATTTTAGACAAGTTCAGTCCAAAAGATGTTGAAGAGGAAGAACATGAAAGCGATCCCAGATGGGACGCATTAAAAAATTTAAAGAATAAAAATTAA
- a CDS encoding sensor histidine kinase codes for MASNKYRGYSLRNRVFFGFLLVCLLSVVASSLVPYFVLRDNSLQQSRIDMQDKTNAVMRYLDYAVSRARIETADLPTVLENKIFEIADINQHDIIIYDLKGNYLISNKDVSLVEQKKIPLHIVNKILATDARVDIKSYDPSVDAALTSSYLLLKNNELEPIGIVYIPLYHNESADFEVLHEYIKYILLVDIFLILFSIWISWVTSNSLAKNITKFSDMITRITLFENEMQPIRYYKNDELNALARAYNRMILQIQDQKERLRFKASEEAWREMAKQVAHEVKNPLTPMKLTIQNFERKFDPEDPNIRERVKQMSKTVVDQIDLIATVASAFSEFAKLPEKNNEVINLNKEVEDILRVFNDDSIFMHTNKNNIMISMDRIYLSRIITNLVTNAKQAQSDDRKLIINVDVEQHQRRVMISVQDNGVGIPENMYERIFEPNFTSKSSGMGLGLSMVRKMIEDYKGEIVVKSEVGKGSTFIITLPTNL; via the coding sequence ATGGCGTCTAATAAATATAGAGGATATAGCCTGAGAAACCGTGTTTTTTTCGGATTCTTGCTGGTGTGTCTTTTAAGTGTTGTTGCTTCGTCCTTGGTGCCTTATTTTGTGCTGAGGGATAATTCTTTGCAACAAAGCCGTATCGACATGCAGGACAAAACAAATGCCGTAATGAGGTATTTGGATTATGCTGTGAGCAGGGCGCGTATTGAAACGGCAGATCTTCCGACTGTTCTGGAAAATAAGATTTTTGAAATTGCAGATATTAATCAGCATGATATTATTATTTATGATTTAAAAGGTAATTATTTGATTTCAAATAAAGATGTAAGTCTTGTTGAGCAAAAAAAAATACCATTACATATTGTAAATAAGATTTTAGCTACTGATGCCAGAGTTGATATTAAAAGCTACGATCCTTCAGTTGATGCTGCACTTACTTCTTCCTATTTATTGTTGAAGAATAATGAACTTGAACCTATCGGAATTGTATATATTCCTTTGTATCATAATGAATCAGCTGATTTTGAAGTGCTTCATGAATATATTAAATATATTTTGCTCGTAGATATATTTCTGATTCTTTTCAGTATTTGGATAAGCTGGGTGACTTCGAATAGTTTGGCAAAAAATATTACGAAGTTTTCCGATATGATTACCCGGATCACATTGTTTGAAAATGAAATGCAGCCCATCAGATATTATAAAAATGACGAGTTGAATGCATTGGCAAGAGCTTATAACAGAATGATTCTTCAGATTCAGGATCAGAAGGAAAGGTTACGGTTTAAAGCATCGGAAGAAGCCTGGAGGGAAATGGCAAAACAGGTTGCTCATGAAGTGAAAAATCCATTAACTCCAATGAAATTAACCATTCAGAATTTTGAAAGAAAATTTGACCCGGAAGATCCTAACATCAGGGAAAGAGTTAAACAGATGAGTAAAACTGTAGTGGATCAGATTGATCTCATTGCTACTGTTGCCTCTGCATTTTCTGAGTTTGCCAAGCTTCCGGAAAAAAATAATGAGGTTATTAATCTTAATAAAGAAGTTGAAGACATTCTTAGAGTATTTAATGATGACAGTATTTTTATGCACACGAATAAAAATAATATCATGATCAGTATGGACAGGATTTATCTTTCGAGGATTATTACCAATCTTGTTACCAATGCTAAGCAGGCACAAAGTGATGACAGAAAGCTGATTATTAATGTTGATGTTGAACAGCATCAAAGACGGGTGATGATCTCAGTTCAGGATAACGGAGTTGGAATTCCCGAAAATATGTATGAAAGAATTTTTGAACCTAATTTTACGTCCAAAAGCAGCGGGATGGGACTTGGATTATCAATGGTAAGAAAAATGATTGAGGATTACAAAGGGGAAATTGTTGTAAAGTCGGAAGTAGGAAAAGGCTCTACATTCATTATTACATTACCAACGAATTTATAG
- a CDS encoding FAD-dependent monooxygenase — MKIAIIGGGIGGLTTALALQRSNLDVTIYESAPEIKPVGAGIIMANNAMQVFDKLGIRQKIEQAGHKISTIKITDPQLKTLSEVQLNKFERKYGVHNIAIHRGDLQMILAEKIGFENIKLSKRLSKIEPENCGYRLNFEDGTIVNAEAVIGADGIKSVVRHQILNIGKLRSSQQKCWRGVSEFDWTTKYNHQAYEAWGKGKRFGFVRINDKKVYWYAVVNENLVKNPNKLEELFTEFNPEVARMISETPKETIFVSDIIDLEPIFQWQKDRVCLIGDAAHATTPNMGQGACQAIEDAYLLGKLFSEGKSVNEVFTHYEKLRMEKAHYIVNTSSTIGKVSHYENSLAIWLRNTLLKATPSSINETQLEKVFDISY, encoded by the coding sequence ATGAAAATAGCAATTATCGGTGGCGGAATTGGCGGTTTGACAACAGCTTTAGCCTTACAAAGAAGTAACCTGGACGTTACTATTTATGAAAGTGCACCCGAAATAAAACCTGTCGGTGCCGGAATTATCATGGCCAATAATGCAATGCAGGTTTTTGACAAACTTGGCATCCGGCAGAAAATCGAACAGGCAGGTCACAAAATTTCAACTATTAAAATTACTGATCCACAGCTCAAAACCTTATCGGAGGTTCAACTGAATAAATTCGAGCGTAAATATGGGGTGCATAATATCGCCATTCACCGTGGCGATCTGCAAATGATTTTAGCTGAGAAAATTGGTTTTGAAAATATTAAACTTTCAAAACGCTTATCCAAAATCGAACCAGAAAACTGCGGCTACCGACTCAATTTTGAAGACGGAACTATTGTCAATGCAGAAGCTGTTATTGGTGCAGATGGAATTAAATCGGTAGTGCGGCATCAAATTCTAAACATTGGAAAGCTAAGATCTAGCCAACAAAAATGCTGGCGTGGTGTGAGCGAATTCGATTGGACAACGAAATACAACCATCAAGCCTATGAAGCCTGGGGAAAAGGAAAACGTTTTGGTTTTGTGAGAATTAATGACAAAAAGGTTTATTGGTACGCTGTGGTTAACGAGAACCTGGTTAAAAATCCGAACAAGCTTGAAGAGCTTTTTACTGAATTTAATCCAGAAGTTGCAAGAATGATTTCCGAAACGCCTAAAGAAACAATATTTGTCAGTGACATTATCGATTTGGAACCAATTTTTCAATGGCAAAAAGATCGTGTTTGTTTGATTGGTGATGCAGCACATGCAACAACCCCTAATATGGGACAAGGTGCCTGTCAGGCAATTGAAGATGCCTATCTTCTAGGAAAGCTTTTTAGTGAAGGAAAAAGCGTGAATGAAGTTTTTACACATTACGAAAAGCTACGCATGGAGAAAGCGCATTACATCGTTAACACAAGTTCAACCATTGGTAAAGTTTCTCATTATGAAAACAGCCTGGCAATTTGGCTTCGTAATACGCTACTAAAGGCAACGCCCAGCTCCATCAACGAAACGCAACTGGAAAAAGTGTTTGATATTTCGTACTAG
- a CDS encoding MAC/perforin domain-containing protein yields the protein MKKLFFLSYCFMFLALAISCSTTDDDIVNQENTENWEHIKLPNTESSKTLGVYNALGYGYNVLGEYASENSVASPIIDIEKFKTEESPRLSEENILSQEYKEVYGEDAAAFSKIISGRVSATEKLKVFGGTIPFSSAVLSNKKYDPVYIYGSYNLIIKQKRFRINATPELLSNYLTASFIKDIEEKTPEQIVKDYGTHVAVDVYIGSALNMIFQAKTTNPNRESAARAGVKKAINGSNEIDAIEASKNYAKKLFYKTRGGDKSLAMAGIYNLDKITPTIDYSNWQNTATKENSVLVDFGNNGLIFIYDLVKNPVKKAELKSYVDQYLTDNQVAF from the coding sequence ATGAAAAAGTTATTCTTTTTGTCTTATTGTTTCATGTTTTTGGCTTTAGCAATATCGTGTTCAACAACAGATGATGATATTGTTAATCAAGAAAATACTGAAAACTGGGAACACATTAAACTTCCAAACACAGAATCTTCTAAAACACTTGGAGTATATAATGCATTAGGATATGGATACAATGTATTGGGAGAATATGCAAGTGAGAATTCAGTAGCATCACCTATCATTGATATCGAAAAATTTAAAACTGAAGAAAGTCCGCGTCTTTCTGAGGAAAATATACTTTCTCAAGAATATAAAGAAGTTTACGGAGAAGATGCAGCTGCCTTTTCAAAAATAATTTCAGGAAGAGTTTCAGCGACCGAAAAACTAAAAGTGTTTGGTGGAACAATACCTTTTTCCTCTGCAGTTTTAAGCAACAAAAAATATGACCCAGTCTATATCTATGGAAGTTATAATTTAATTATAAAACAAAAAAGGTTTAGAATTAATGCTACTCCGGAACTTTTGAGTAATTATCTAACGGCAAGCTTTATTAAAGACATTGAAGAAAAAACTCCAGAGCAAATTGTTAAAGATTACGGAACTCATGTGGCGGTTGACGTATATATCGGATCAGCATTAAACATGATTTTTCAGGCCAAAACAACAAACCCTAATCGTGAAAGTGCTGCAAGAGCAGGTGTAAAAAAAGCTATTAACGGGAGCAATGAAATTGATGCTATAGAAGCTTCAAAAAATTACGCAAAAAAATTATTTTACAAAACGAGAGGTGGAGATAAGTCTTTAGCTATGGCGGGAATTTATAACCTTGATAAAATTACTCCTACAATTGACTATTCCAATTGGCAAAATACTGCTACAAAAGAAAATTCAGTGTTGGTAGATTTTGGTAATAACGGGCTGATATTTATATATGATTTAGTAAAAAATCCGGTAAAGAAAGCTGAGTTAAAATCTTACGTAGATCAATATCTTACAGATAATCAAGTAGCCTTTTAA
- the accC gene encoding acetyl-CoA carboxylase biotin carboxylase subunit, giving the protein MFKKILIANRGEIAMRILRTCKEMGIKTVAVYSTADKDSLHVRFADEAVCIGPAMSKDSYLKIPNIIAAAEITNADAIHPGYGFLSENANFSRICQKNGIKFIGASPEQIEKMGDKANAKATMKAAGVPCVPGSDGLIESYEIAAKTAEEIGYPVMIKATAGGGGKGMRAVWKAEDLKDHWESAIQEAVAAFGNGGMYMEKLIEEPRHIEIQVAGDQYGKACHLSERDCSVQRRNQKLTEETPSPFMTDELREKMGDAAVKAAEFIGYEGVGTIEFLVDKHRNFYFMEMNTRIQVEHPITEQVIDYDLIREQILLAAGTPISGINYYPKLHSIECRINAEDPYADFRPSPGKITGLNIPGGHGVRVDTHVYSGYTIPSNYDSMIAKLITTAQTREEAIAKMRRALEEFYIEGVKTTIPFHRQLMDNEDYLAGNYTTKFMEDFVMDRKYENH; this is encoded by the coding sequence ATGTTCAAAAAAATATTAATTGCCAATCGTGGCGAAATTGCAATGCGTATTTTACGTACTTGTAAAGAAATGGGGATCAAAACCGTTGCGGTTTATTCAACTGCAGATAAAGACAGTCTTCACGTAAGATTTGCGGATGAAGCAGTTTGTATCGGTCCTGCAATGAGTAAAGACTCATATTTGAAAATCCCTAACATTATTGCTGCCGCAGAAATTACCAACGCAGACGCTATTCATCCAGGTTACGGATTTTTATCTGAAAATGCTAACTTCTCAAGAATCTGCCAGAAAAATGGCATCAAATTCATTGGTGCTTCTCCTGAACAGATTGAAAAAATGGGAGATAAAGCCAATGCTAAGGCTACGATGAAAGCTGCAGGGGTACCATGTGTACCTGGTTCTGATGGCCTGATCGAATCTTATGAAATCGCTGCTAAAACTGCTGAAGAAATCGGTTATCCGGTAATGATCAAAGCAACTGCAGGTGGTGGTGGAAAAGGGATGAGAGCCGTTTGGAAAGCTGAAGATCTTAAAGATCATTGGGAATCTGCCATTCAGGAAGCTGTTGCTGCATTCGGAAACGGAGGTATGTACATGGAAAAACTGATTGAAGAGCCTAGACATATTGAAATTCAGGTTGCGGGTGACCAATATGGTAAAGCCTGTCACCTTTCAGAAAGAGACTGCTCAGTTCAGAGAAGAAATCAGAAATTGACGGAAGAAACACCTTCTCCTTTCATGACTGATGAACTTCGTGAAAAAATGGGTGATGCTGCTGTAAAAGCTGCAGAATTCATTGGATATGAAGGAGTAGGAACTATTGAATTCTTGGTTGACAAACACAGAAATTTCTATTTCATGGAAATGAACACAAGAATCCAGGTAGAACATCCTATTACTGAACAGGTTATCGATTATGATCTAATCAGAGAACAAATTCTTTTAGCTGCAGGAACTCCAATTTCAGGAATTAATTATTATCCAAAATTACATTCCATTGAATGTAGAATTAATGCTGAAGATCCTTACGCAGATTTCAGACCGTCTCCGGGAAAAATCACAGGATTAAATATTCCTGGAGGACATGGGGTAAGAGTTGACACTCATGTTTATTCCGGATATACAATCCCTTCTAACTATGACTCAATGATTGCAAAATTGATCACGACAGCTCAGACCCGTGAAGAAGCCATTGCAAAAATGAGAAGAGCTTTGGAAGAATTTTATATTGAAGGAGTAAAAACTACCATTCCTTTCCACAGACAATTGATGGATAATGAAGATTATCTTGCAGGAAATTATACTACGAAATTCATGGAGGATTTTGTAATGGATAGAAAGTATGAAAATCACTAA
- the pdxA gene encoding 4-hydroxythreonine-4-phosphate dehydrogenase PdxA yields the protein MSPKNHKVRVGISIGDFNGIGPEIIMKSMKDKTITDFFTPVIFGSGKLFTYQKNIFKLNLNFNYINEASQAHGGKLNMVNLVKDNVNVELGTPTEESTKMAIDSLEAATEALIKGDIDVLVTAPINKDEMVKMGFRHAGHTGYFEEKFNKKGLMFLVTEDLKVAVSTHHIPISQVAENISKEKIKKQIKALHQTLIEDFNIAKPKIAVLGLNPHAGDGGVIGNEEIEIISPAIKELSDHGILAFGPFPADSFFQPGKYKSFDAVLAMYHDQGLAPFKTLAYEEGVNYTAGLPFIRTSPDHGVAYDIAGKNIADEQSFTEAIFTAIKIFKNRSEYNELMANRLQPRKMAIDNGIDEDLPEDTEG from the coding sequence ATGAGCCCAAAAAACCATAAAGTACGAGTAGGAATTTCAATTGGCGATTTCAACGGCATCGGTCCGGAAATCATCATGAAGTCTATGAAAGACAAAACCATTACAGATTTTTTCACTCCTGTAATTTTTGGTTCGGGAAAATTGTTTACCTATCAGAAAAATATTTTTAAATTAAATTTAAATTTCAACTACATCAATGAGGCTTCCCAAGCACACGGTGGGAAACTGAATATGGTAAACCTTGTGAAAGACAATGTGAATGTAGAACTGGGAACTCCTACCGAAGAATCCACAAAAATGGCGATCGATTCTTTGGAAGCCGCTACGGAAGCTTTGATAAAAGGAGATATTGATGTTTTGGTCACTGCTCCTATCAACAAAGACGAAATGGTAAAAATGGGATTCAGACACGCTGGTCACACCGGCTATTTTGAAGAAAAATTTAACAAAAAAGGACTGATGTTTTTGGTTACAGAAGACTTAAAAGTAGCGGTTTCAACTCATCACATTCCAATTTCACAGGTCGCTGAAAATATTTCTAAAGAAAAAATAAAAAAACAGATCAAAGCTTTACATCAGACTTTAATTGAAGATTTTAATATTGCAAAGCCAAAGATTGCCGTTTTGGGATTAAATCCTCACGCAGGTGACGGTGGTGTAATAGGAAACGAAGAAATTGAAATTATTTCTCCAGCCATCAAAGAACTTTCAGACCACGGAATTTTAGCTTTTGGACCATTTCCTGCCGATAGTTTTTTCCAGCCTGGTAAATATAAAAGCTTTGATGCTGTTTTAGCAATGTATCATGATCAAGGTCTGGCTCCTTTTAAAACATTGGCCTATGAAGAAGGGGTAAATTATACCGCCGGACTTCCATTCATCAGAACATCTCCGGATCATGGAGTAGCTTATGACATTGCCGGAAAAAATATCGCGGATGAACAAAGCTTTACTGAAGCTATTTTCACCGCTATTAAAATTTTTAAAAACAGAAGCGAATACAACGAACTTATGGCCAACCGTCTTCAACCAAGAAAAATGGCTATAGACAACGGAATCGACGAAGACCTTCCGGAAGATACAGAAGGATAA
- the accB gene encoding acetyl-CoA carboxylase biotin carboxyl carrier protein: MDIKDIQNLIKFVSKAEVSEVKYKTKDFEITIKTPLAGSEVAYAQPAVYHTAPQQVAAAPVQAATPAAAPAEKAEAASDDSKYVTIKSPMIGTFYRKPSPDKDVFVNVGDEVSNGKVVCVIEAMKLFNQIESEVSGKIVKILVDDATPVEYDQPLFLVDPS, from the coding sequence ATGGACATTAAAGACATACAAAATCTTATCAAGTTTGTATCTAAGGCTGAGGTTTCTGAAGTGAAGTACAAAACTAAAGATTTCGAAATCACTATTAAAACTCCATTAGCTGGAAGCGAAGTTGCTTATGCACAGCCTGCAGTTTACCATACTGCACCTCAACAAGTAGCTGCTGCTCCTGTACAAGCTGCAACCCCTGCTGCTGCACCTGCTGAAAAAGCAGAAGCTGCATCAGACGACAGCAAATATGTAACCATCAAGTCTCCAATGATCGGAACTTTCTACAGAAAGCCATCTCCTGACAAAGACGTTTTCGTAAATGTTGGTGATGAAGTTTCTAACGGAAAAGTAGTTTGCGTAATTGAAGCAATGAAGTTATTCAACCAGATCGAGTCTGAGGTAAGCGGAAAAATCGTTAAGATTTTAGTGGATGATGCTACTCCTGTGGAATATGACCAACCTTTATTCTTAGTAGATCCATCTTAA
- a CDS encoding Crp/Fnr family transcriptional regulator, translating into MMTSTIKEKLAETLQISTERAAEFLEIGYIVNYDKSKMIEPRNGVFDCLGFILNGAVRIYYINEKGEDISYLLQVNNDVIGDYASYITGKKSMAVIQTLLKTEVLYFDKKDIETLVRKDIFWLGIAKHISDLAFLDAKQRLDELFFYTPEERYLNLLKKSPEILNKIPQKYISSYLGITPQSLSRIRKRIY; encoded by the coding sequence ATGATGACATCAACAATAAAAGAGAAACTAGCAGAAACACTTCAAATTTCAACAGAACGCGCAGCGGAATTTCTGGAAATTGGCTACATCGTAAATTATGATAAAAGCAAAATGATAGAACCTAGAAATGGAGTTTTTGATTGTTTAGGATTCATTTTGAATGGCGCTGTCCGGATTTATTACATCAATGAAAAAGGCGAAGATATCAGCTATCTTTTGCAAGTGAATAATGATGTTATTGGTGATTATGCAAGCTATATTACTGGAAAGAAATCAATGGCTGTTATACAAACTCTCTTAAAAACAGAAGTTTTATATTTTGATAAAAAAGATATTGAAACTTTAGTCCGTAAAGATATTTTTTGGCTTGGAATAGCAAAGCACATATCCGATTTGGCTTTTTTGGATGCAAAACAAAGGTTGGACGAGTTGTTTTTCTATACACCCGAAGAACGCTATCTCAACCTCTTGAAAAAGTCCCCCGAAATTCTAAACAAAATTCCGCAGAAATATATTTCTTCTTATTTAGGAATTACGCCGCAATCGCTGAGTAGAATTCGAAAAAGAATTTACTAA
- the rpmF gene encoding 50S ribosomal protein L32: MAHPKRRQSSTRRDKRRTHYKAVVPQLAKDATTGELHLYHRAHWHEGKLYYRGKVVLEKEVATTEEN, encoded by the coding sequence ATGGCACATCCAAAGAGAAGACAGTCGTCTACAAGAAGAGATAAGAGAAGAACTCACTACAAAGCTGTAGTTCCTCAATTAGCAAAAGATGCAACAACAGGAGAGCTTCACCTATACCACAGAGCTCACTGGCATGAAGGAAAATTATACTACAGAGGAAAAGTAGTATTGGAAAAAGAAGTAGCAACTACTGAAGAAAACTAA